From a region of the Geothrix sp. 21YS21S-2 genome:
- a CDS encoding TetR/AcrR family transcriptional regulator yields the protein MRQPQTDVRKHILATGYGIISRKGFSAMGLTELLEAAQVPKGSFYHYFESKEQFGEALLEAYFTDYLMRTEALLDARDLPARDRLMRYWLRWRDAQIQDPEALQCLVVKLSAEVSDLSEAMRAVLLRGTDGVLAQLSACVAEGVRDGSLRGQDPDAVALSLYQLWLGASLLAKVRRDPTPFESALATTRAALGT from the coding sequence ATGAGGCAGCCCCAAACCGACGTCCGCAAGCACATCCTCGCCACGGGCTACGGGATCATCTCCCGCAAGGGCTTCTCCGCCATGGGCCTCACCGAGCTCCTTGAGGCGGCGCAGGTGCCCAAGGGCAGCTTCTACCATTATTTCGAGTCCAAGGAACAGTTCGGGGAGGCCCTCCTGGAGGCGTACTTCACGGACTACCTCATGCGAACGGAGGCCCTGCTGGACGCCAGGGACCTGCCCGCCCGGGACCGCCTGATGCGCTACTGGCTCCGGTGGCGGGACGCGCAGATCCAGGATCCCGAGGCGCTCCAGTGCCTGGTGGTCAAGCTCAGCGCCGAGGTGTCGGACCTCTCCGAAGCGATGCGCGCCGTCCTCCTGCGGGGCACGGACGGCGTGCTGGCCCAGCTTTCGGCCTGCGTGGCCGAGGGCGTCCGGGACGGTTCCCTGCGCGGGCAGGACCCGGACGCCGTCGCCCTCTCCCTCTACCAGCTCTGGCTGGGCGCGAGCCTCCTGGCCAAGGTCCGCCGCGACCCCACCCCCTTCGAGTCGGCCCTGGCCACCACCCGCGCCGCGCTCGGCACCTGA
- a CDS encoding NmrA/HSCARG family protein, with the protein MAKRLIAVIGATGAQGGGLVRAVLADPGGGFAVRAVTRKPGEGRAAELARAGAEVAAADLDDPASLVKAFEGADCAYCVTNFWEHFSPEKELAQAKNLARAARAAGVGHVIWSTLEDTRLSVPLTDDRMPTLMGTYKVPHFDAKGSADAFFAEEGVPTTFLLTSFYWDNLIHFGMGPKKGEDGKWSFVLPMADRKLPGIAAEDIGRCAYGIFKRGAGLVGRTVGIAGEHLTGAAMASALSSALDRQIAYAYVPPEVYRTFGFPGAEDLGNMFQYNRDFADAFCARRDLAFSRSVNPELQTFAQWLARHVKEIPG; encoded by the coding sequence ATGGCCAAGCGGCTCATCGCGGTGATCGGCGCCACCGGCGCCCAGGGCGGCGGCCTCGTGCGGGCCGTGCTCGCGGATCCGGGCGGAGGCTTCGCGGTGCGGGCCGTCACCCGCAAGCCCGGGGAAGGCAGGGCCGCGGAGCTGGCCAGGGCAGGCGCCGAGGTGGCGGCAGCGGACCTCGACGACCCCGCGAGCCTCGTGAAGGCCTTCGAAGGGGCCGACTGCGCCTACTGCGTCACCAACTTCTGGGAGCACTTCTCCCCCGAGAAGGAGCTGGCCCAGGCGAAGAACCTCGCCCGGGCCGCCAGGGCCGCGGGCGTGGGCCACGTCATCTGGTCCACCCTGGAGGACACCCGGCTCTCGGTGCCCCTCACCGACGACCGCATGCCCACGCTGATGGGGACGTACAAGGTCCCCCACTTCGACGCCAAGGGCAGCGCCGACGCGTTCTTCGCGGAGGAGGGGGTGCCCACCACCTTCCTGCTCACGTCCTTCTACTGGGACAACCTCATCCACTTCGGCATGGGCCCGAAGAAGGGCGAGGACGGGAAGTGGTCCTTCGTCCTGCCCATGGCGGACCGCAAGCTGCCCGGCATCGCCGCCGAGGACATCGGGCGCTGCGCGTACGGCATCTTCAAGCGGGGCGCGGGACTCGTGGGCCGGACCGTGGGCATCGCCGGTGAGCACCTGACGGGGGCCGCCATGGCATCCGCCCTCTCCAGCGCCCTGGACCGGCAGATCGCCTACGCCTACGTCCCGCCGGAGGTCTACCGCACCTTCGGGTTCCCCGGGGCGGAGGATCTGGGCAACATGTTCCAGTACAACCGGGATTTCGCCGACGCGTTCTGCGCGAGGCGGGACCTCGCGTTCTCCCGTTCCGTCAATCCGGAGCTGCAGACCTTCGCCCAGTGGCTCGCGCGGCATGTGAAGGAGATCCCGGGCTGA
- the mobB gene encoding molybdopterin-guanine dinucleotide biosynthesis protein B: protein MKVMGIVGWSGSGKTSLLVQVLPLLRDRGLKVSTMKHAHHRFDVDRPGKDSFQHREAGASEVLVVTSSRWVLMHESREEPEPSIESLIQRMTPVDLLLIEGFKTHPHPKLEIHRKSEGKPLLAPGDPDIVAVATDSPLPGLALPQLDLNDPAAIADFILAHTGLG from the coding sequence ATGAAGGTCATGGGCATCGTCGGCTGGAGCGGCAGCGGCAAGACCAGCCTGCTGGTGCAGGTCCTCCCTCTCCTGCGGGATCGGGGGCTGAAGGTCTCCACCATGAAGCACGCCCATCACCGCTTCGACGTGGACCGCCCCGGCAAGGACTCCTTCCAGCACCGGGAGGCCGGGGCCTCGGAGGTGCTGGTGGTGACGTCGAGCCGCTGGGTGCTCATGCACGAGTCCCGGGAGGAGCCCGAGCCCTCCATCGAGTCCCTGATCCAGCGCATGACCCCCGTGGACCTGCTGCTCATCGAGGGCTTCAAGACCCACCCCCACCCCAAGCTCGAGATCCACCGGAAATCCGAGGGCAAGCCCCTGCTCGCCCCCGGCGACCCGGACATCGTGGCGGTGGCCACGGACAGCCCCCTTCCGGGCCTCGCCCTGCCCCAGCTGGACCTGAACGACCCCGCGGCCATCGCGGACTTCATCCTGGCCCACACCGGGCTGGGCTGA
- a CDS encoding PEP/pyruvate-binding domain-containing protein gives MRDRILDDLLGIPEQTETLYDSLIPRRVNNLLLVTSLYDSYTFIEDGRLSEMLLNEFMELNLQYSPHIQRVSTALEALDLISRMDFDLVISMPRVGEMNVREFGERVQERAPGLPVILLASSLRELAQLQPLTDLKGIYDVFVWLGDVRLFLAMIKSVEDRLNAWHDARLAGVKCILVVEDNVPFYSANLPELYTEVMKQTLTLMAEGVNRSQRIIRRRARPKILLAHTFEQAMDFYGKYREDLVGVILDIAFPRGGRMDFAAGPAFAKIVAERSPDLPILVQSTSEFWDPGPESTVTFVDKRSPDLRQELRTFMQDYLGFGEFIFRNTDGAIVSKADDLRSLEWSVQAVPIESLEFHAHRGDFSKWLLVRTEFELSGTLARIIAQNPQGEDLRSRILDALHAHRARAGAGVVAEFSPTGFEGSSRFVRLGTGSLGGKGRGLAFVNSLITSYHLENRFPGIRIAVPPTLVLATSVFDQFMQTPGLRAFAQQEQDNEAITRAFLAADLPRDAVDALWTFLDWIRYPLAVRSSSLLEDASYQPFAGIYETYMIPNNEEDPELRLARLGDAVKRVYASTFHSEAKAYLQSTPNRVEEEKMAVVIQQMAGRRHGRYMYPDFAGVGRSLNFYPMPGMKPEEGVGSVALGLGKTVVDGGRCARFCPAQPAKPLQWFSPRDYLQNAQREFLALDLDSHGTGHGGMLNLATLDLAAAREHGTLYPVGGVYSPDNDAIYDGCSRPGVPLVTMAGVFKGGVFPLGEVLTLLLKAGAAANSCPVEMEFAVTLSKNPGEPHAFDFLQIRPMVMGTDAQDIPMAALKPGDAICTSRMAMGNGFLEGIQDLVYVRPGTFSRALTTRIASEVGDLNKRLKGRPYLLVGPGRWGSSDPWLGIPVAWSQIAGARCIVETDMGDMHVDPSQGSHFFQNLMAFGVGYLTVETQGKEDLLDFGWLEAQEATYETEHLRHLAFTAPLEVALNGRRNRGAVLKPGCSLRG, from the coding sequence ATGCGAGACCGGATCCTGGACGACCTCCTCGGCATCCCGGAGCAGACCGAGACCCTGTACGACTCCCTGATCCCGAGGCGGGTCAACAACCTGCTCCTGGTGACCAGCCTCTACGACAGCTACACCTTCATCGAGGACGGCCGCCTCTCGGAAATGCTGCTCAACGAGTTCATGGAACTCAACCTGCAGTATTCCCCGCATATCCAGCGGGTGTCCACGGCGCTGGAGGCGCTCGACCTCATCTCGCGCATGGACTTCGACCTGGTGATCTCCATGCCGCGGGTGGGGGAGATGAACGTCCGGGAGTTCGGGGAGCGGGTGCAGGAACGGGCGCCGGGCCTGCCGGTGATCCTCCTGGCCAGCAGCCTGCGGGAACTGGCGCAGCTCCAGCCCCTCACGGACCTGAAGGGCATCTACGACGTCTTCGTATGGCTGGGGGACGTGCGGCTGTTCCTGGCCATGATCAAGTCGGTGGAGGACCGCCTGAACGCCTGGCATGACGCCCGGCTCGCCGGCGTCAAGTGCATCCTGGTGGTGGAGGACAACGTCCCCTTCTATTCCGCGAACCTGCCCGAGCTCTACACGGAGGTCATGAAGCAGACCCTGACCCTCATGGCCGAGGGGGTGAACCGCTCCCAGCGCATCATCCGGCGCCGCGCCCGGCCCAAGATCCTCCTGGCCCACACCTTCGAGCAGGCCATGGATTTCTACGGAAAGTACCGGGAGGACCTGGTGGGGGTCATCCTGGACATCGCCTTCCCCCGGGGCGGGCGCATGGACTTCGCGGCGGGACCGGCCTTCGCCAAGATCGTGGCCGAGCGCAGCCCGGACCTCCCCATCCTGGTGCAGTCCACTTCCGAATTCTGGGACCCCGGGCCCGAGTCCACCGTGACCTTCGTGGACAAGCGCTCCCCGGACCTCCGCCAGGAGCTGCGGACCTTCATGCAGGACTACCTGGGCTTCGGCGAGTTCATCTTCCGCAACACCGACGGCGCCATCGTCTCCAAGGCCGACGACCTCCGCAGCCTGGAGTGGTCGGTGCAGGCGGTGCCCATCGAGAGCCTCGAGTTCCACGCCCACCGCGGCGACTTCAGCAAGTGGCTCCTGGTGCGCACGGAGTTCGAGCTGAGCGGGACGCTGGCCCGGATCATCGCCCAGAACCCGCAGGGCGAGGACCTGCGCTCGCGGATCCTGGACGCCCTCCACGCCCACCGGGCCCGGGCAGGCGCGGGCGTCGTGGCGGAGTTCTCACCCACGGGCTTCGAGGGGAGCAGCCGCTTCGTTCGGCTGGGCACGGGCTCCCTGGGCGGCAAGGGCCGGGGCCTGGCCTTCGTCAATTCGCTGATCACCTCCTACCACCTTGAGAACCGCTTCCCGGGCATCCGCATCGCCGTGCCCCCCACCCTGGTGCTGGCCACCAGCGTCTTCGACCAGTTCATGCAGACGCCCGGCCTGCGGGCCTTCGCGCAGCAGGAGCAGGACAACGAGGCCATCACCCGGGCCTTCCTGGCCGCGGATCTGCCGCGGGACGCGGTGGACGCCCTGTGGACCTTCCTGGACTGGATCCGCTACCCCCTGGCGGTGCGCTCCTCGAGCCTCCTGGAGGACGCCTCCTACCAGCCCTTCGCGGGGATCTACGAGACGTACATGATCCCCAACAACGAGGAGGATCCGGAACTGCGCCTGGCCCGCCTGGGCGACGCGGTGAAGCGGGTCTACGCCTCGACGTTCCATTCCGAGGCCAAGGCCTATCTCCAGTCCACGCCCAACCGCGTGGAGGAGGAGAAGATGGCGGTGGTGATCCAGCAGATGGCGGGAAGGCGCCACGGCCGCTACATGTATCCCGACTTCGCCGGGGTGGGCCGCTCCCTGAACTTCTACCCCATGCCCGGCATGAAGCCCGAGGAGGGCGTGGGCTCGGTGGCCCTGGGCCTGGGCAAGACCGTGGTGGACGGCGGCCGCTGCGCGCGGTTCTGCCCCGCCCAGCCCGCCAAGCCCCTCCAGTGGTTCTCGCCCCGGGACTACCTGCAGAACGCCCAGCGGGAGTTCCTCGCCCTGGACCTGGACAGCCACGGCACCGGGCACGGCGGCATGCTCAACCTGGCGACCCTCGACCTGGCCGCGGCCAGGGAGCACGGCACGCTCTACCCCGTGGGCGGCGTCTACTCCCCGGACAACGACGCCATCTACGACGGCTGCTCCCGTCCCGGGGTGCCGCTGGTGACCATGGCCGGCGTGTTCAAGGGCGGGGTGTTCCCCCTGGGCGAGGTGCTCACCCTGCTGCTGAAGGCCGGCGCCGCCGCGAACTCCTGCCCCGTCGAGATGGAGTTCGCCGTCACCCTCTCGAAGAACCCCGGGGAGCCCCACGCCTTCGACTTCCTCCAGATCCGCCCCATGGTCATGGGCACCGACGCCCAGGACATCCCCATGGCCGCCCTCAAGCCCGGGGACGCCATCTGCACCTCCCGCATGGCCATGGGCAACGGGTTCCTGGAGGGCATCCAGGACCTGGTCTACGTCCGCCCCGGGACCTTCAGCCGGGCCCTGACCACGCGCATCGCCTCCGAGGTGGGGGACCTCAACAAGCGCCTCAAGGGCCGCCCCTACCTCCTGGTGGGCCCCGGCCGCTGGGGCAGCAGCGACCCCTGGCTGGGCATCCCCGTGGCCTGGTCCCAGATCGCCGGCGCCCGCTGCATCGTGGAGACCGACATGGGGGACATGCACGTGGATCCGTCGCAGGGTTCGCACTTCTTCCAGAACCTCATGGCGTTCGGAGTGGGATATCTCACGGTGGAGACCCAGGGGAAGGAGGACCTGCTGGACTTCGGGTGGCTGGAGGCGCAGGAGGCCACCTACGAGACGGAGCACCTGCGGCACCTGGCGTTCACGGCGCCGCTGGAGGTGGCGCTCAACGGCCGGCGGAACCGCGGGGCCGTGCTCAAGCCCGGGTGCAGCCTGCGCGGCTAG
- a CDS encoding GAF domain-containing protein: MIESTHDGNPLLAWGGASHFRFRDLLHRLFSMANQGFLRLEFLQMASGSILEFLACDILEVRLEDGGKVYRCRAEVGEGGFRFLCDLVPSDPDPSLLADQIMASVLKGQFLAASPFSTRGGSFWTSDSTRPVLLRESGRLDAQAHSVVIGGEYRSLAFVPVPVDERIRGVLYLGSRKADYFTRNDVQYFEGVGETLGVAVAFQAAQWALRERVKELDCLYGIAQVSQLDGRTLEEQLQDIVELLPPAWQYPELTSARILFNGRMFDTPGFQETPWLQEADILVAGKLRGAVQVYYVRDMPAFDEGPFLQEERNLIEEVAHQVGLLVNRGEDALAKAKLFHMLEQRRE, encoded by the coding sequence ATGATCGAGTCCACCCACGACGGCAACCCGCTCCTGGCCTGGGGCGGCGCTTCGCATTTCCGGTTCCGGGACCTGCTCCACCGCCTGTTCTCCATGGCCAACCAGGGCTTCCTGCGGCTGGAATTCCTGCAGATGGCCAGCGGCTCCATCCTGGAGTTCCTGGCCTGCGACATCCTGGAGGTGCGCCTGGAGGACGGCGGCAAGGTCTACCGCTGCAGGGCGGAGGTGGGGGAGGGGGGCTTCCGCTTCCTCTGCGACCTCGTCCCGTCGGACCCGGACCCGTCCCTGCTGGCCGACCAGATCATGGCCTCGGTGCTGAAGGGCCAGTTCCTGGCCGCCTCCCCCTTCTCCACCCGGGGGGGGAGCTTCTGGACCAGCGACTCCACCCGTCCGGTGCTCCTCCGGGAAAGCGGCCGCCTGGACGCCCAGGCCCATTCCGTGGTCATCGGCGGGGAATACCGGTCCCTGGCCTTCGTGCCCGTCCCCGTGGACGAGCGCATCCGGGGCGTGCTGTACCTCGGAAGCCGGAAGGCCGACTACTTCACGCGCAACGATGTGCAGTACTTCGAGGGCGTCGGCGAGACCCTCGGCGTGGCCGTGGCCTTCCAGGCGGCCCAGTGGGCCCTGCGGGAACGGGTCAAGGAACTGGACTGCCTGTACGGCATCGCCCAGGTGTCCCAGTTGGATGGCCGCACGCTGGAGGAACAGCTGCAGGACATCGTGGAGCTGCTGCCGCCCGCGTGGCAGTACCCCGAGCTCACCTCCGCCCGCATCCTCTTCAACGGCCGGATGTTCGACACGCCCGGCTTCCAGGAGACCCCGTGGCTCCAGGAGGCGGACATCCTGGTGGCCGGCAAGCTCCGCGGCGCCGTGCAGGTGTACTACGTGCGGGACATGCCCGCCTTCGACGAGGGGCCCTTCCTGCAGGAGGAGCGCAACCTCATCGAGGAGGTGGCCCACCAGGTGGGGCTTCTGGTGAACCGCGGGGAGGACGCCCTGGCCAAGGCCAAGCTCTTCCACATGCTGGAACAGCGCCGGGAGTAG
- a CDS encoding aldo/keto reductase has protein sequence MKYNPLGRTGLFVSEICLGAMTFGGNPEAGFWKTIGDLGQPEVDGIVGRALAAGVNFIDTADVYSYGQSERLVGQALSNLGVARKDVVLATKVFGEMGPGPNDRGASRGHIMDSVHGSLERLQTDHIDLYQIHGNDSVTPVDETLRALDDLVRQGLVRHVGVSNWTAWRIAKALGQSEARNWARFETLQAYYSIAGRDIERELVPMLTEEKLGLMVWSPLAGGLLSGKYGPGATTPEGSRRTTFDFPPVDRDRAWACVAAMREIGEARGISVARVALAWLLAQPHVMSVIIGARTQAQLDDNLAATDAELSAGELARLDAVSALPPEYPGWMLQRQGGSRRPKPFQPKS, from the coding sequence ATGAAATACAACCCGTTGGGCCGCACCGGCCTTTTCGTGTCCGAGATCTGCCTGGGCGCCATGACCTTCGGGGGCAACCCCGAGGCCGGCTTCTGGAAGACCATCGGCGACCTCGGCCAGCCCGAAGTGGACGGCATCGTGGGCCGGGCGCTGGCCGCGGGCGTGAACTTCATCGACACCGCCGACGTCTACTCCTACGGCCAGTCCGAGCGGCTCGTGGGCCAGGCCCTGAGCAACCTGGGGGTGGCCCGCAAGGACGTCGTCCTCGCCACCAAGGTCTTCGGGGAGATGGGCCCCGGCCCCAACGACCGCGGCGCCTCCCGGGGCCACATCATGGACTCGGTGCACGGGAGCCTGGAGCGCCTCCAGACCGACCACATCGACCTGTACCAGATCCACGGCAACGACTCCGTCACGCCGGTCGACGAGACCCTGCGGGCCCTGGACGACCTGGTGCGCCAGGGCCTGGTGCGCCACGTGGGCGTGTCCAACTGGACGGCCTGGAGGATCGCCAAGGCCCTGGGCCAGAGCGAGGCCAGGAACTGGGCCCGCTTCGAGACCCTGCAGGCCTACTACTCCATCGCCGGGCGCGACATCGAACGGGAGCTGGTGCCCATGCTCACGGAGGAGAAGCTGGGCCTGATGGTCTGGTCCCCCCTCGCCGGGGGGCTGCTCTCGGGCAAGTACGGCCCCGGCGCCACCACCCCGGAAGGCTCCCGGCGGACCACCTTCGACTTCCCGCCCGTGGACAGGGACCGGGCCTGGGCCTGCGTGGCCGCCATGCGCGAAATCGGGGAGGCCCGCGGCATCTCGGTGGCCCGCGTCGCCCTGGCGTGGCTCCTCGCCCAGCCCCACGTGATGAGCGTGATCATCGGCGCCCGCACCCAGGCCCAGCTGGACGACAACCTCGCGGCGACGGACGCGGAGCTCTCCGCCGGAGAGCTCGCGCGCCTCGATGCGGTCAGCGCCCTCCCGCCGGAATACCCGGGCTGGATGCTGCAGCGCCAGGGCGGATCGCGGCGGCCGAAGCCCTTCCAGCCGAAGAGCTGA
- a CDS encoding nuclear transport factor 2 family protein: MQTPEDEVREASARFYSALNRMANGDADPLAEVWHHGAEATTMHPVGGREAGWGPVQASFAQVAHLASEGQIRLEEQLVRVVGDLAYELGVERGAVKLGGLQSTVDSRVTNIYRKDEGTWRIVHHHTDVSPSMVEILDRLSAKA; encoded by the coding sequence ATGCAGACCCCGGAAGACGAAGTCCGTGAAGCTTCGGCGCGCTTCTATTCCGCCTTGAACCGCATGGCCAACGGCGATGCGGATCCGCTGGCGGAGGTCTGGCACCATGGCGCCGAGGCGACCACCATGCACCCGGTGGGCGGCCGGGAGGCGGGTTGGGGACCGGTCCAGGCCTCGTTCGCGCAGGTGGCCCACCTCGCCTCGGAAGGACAGATCCGGCTTGAGGAGCAGCTCGTCCGGGTCGTGGGGGACCTGGCCTATGAACTGGGCGTCGAACGCGGAGCCGTCAAGCTCGGGGGCCTCCAGTCCACCGTCGACAGCCGGGTCACGAACATCTACCGCAAGGACGAAGGGACCTGGAGGATCGTCCACCACCATACGGACGTGTCGCCGTCGATGGTGGAGATCCTGGATCGCCTGTCGGCGAAGGCCTGA
- a CDS encoding AAA family ATPase produces the protein MTSHPAITISRSIGSGGTEAGFLTARRLGWHFCDRRILRLAAGAMGHSVASLAHQEDHPSGFKDWLMTIFALGSPEAPFTLLHEVPIYSRDLFDVQKAVMHRMVEHAPSVIVGRGGFIALKDQPDVLHVSIHADLDFRVESLIRRHKAPNRRAALATIEDSDRGRAGFIKAISGADWRDPRHFDLVLDPSGEGLEACVGSIVAEAGRRFLLDREA, from the coding sequence ATGACGAGCCACCCCGCCATCACCATCTCCCGCAGCATCGGCAGCGGCGGCACCGAGGCGGGCTTCCTGACGGCGCGCAGGCTCGGCTGGCACTTCTGCGACCGGCGGATCCTGCGTCTGGCCGCGGGGGCCATGGGCCACTCCGTCGCCAGCCTGGCCCACCAGGAGGACCACCCCAGCGGATTCAAGGATTGGCTCATGACCATCTTCGCGCTGGGCTCCCCGGAGGCGCCCTTCACCCTGTTGCATGAGGTGCCCATCTACAGCCGGGATCTGTTCGACGTGCAGAAGGCCGTGATGCACCGGATGGTGGAGCACGCCCCCTCGGTGATCGTCGGGAGAGGCGGGTTCATCGCCCTGAAGGACCAGCCGGACGTGCTCCACGTGAGCATCCACGCGGATCTGGACTTCCGGGTCGAATCGCTGATCCGGCGCCACAAGGCCCCCAACCGCCGGGCCGCCCTGGCCACCATCGAGGACTCCGACCGGGGCCGGGCCGGGTTCATCAAGGCCATATCCGGCGCGGACTGGCGGGATCCCAGGCACTTCGACCTGGTGCTGGACCCCTCGGGCGAGGGCCTCGAAGCCTGCGTGGGAAGCATCGTCGCGGAGGCCGGCCGGCGCTTCCTGCTGGACCGGGAGGCCTGA
- a CDS encoding Rrf2 family transcriptional regulator, whose amino-acid sequence MKFSSRAIYGMRALLALGRLHGQGPTFLKDIAEAEGLPGTYLEQLMVPLRKGGIVQAVRGARGGYTLARNPADISVLAILEALEGPLTLSDCPGGSGCCGKPEACTLEDLWAEGSRALGDIYGGISLAALVERDRAKRSDAVSNYAI is encoded by the coding sequence ATGAAATTCTCTTCGCGCGCCATCTACGGAATGCGGGCCCTGCTGGCCCTGGGTCGCCTGCATGGGCAAGGGCCCACCTTCCTCAAGGACATCGCGGAGGCCGAAGGGCTCCCGGGGACCTACCTGGAGCAGCTGATGGTGCCGCTGCGCAAGGGCGGGATCGTCCAGGCCGTGCGGGGGGCCCGGGGGGGCTACACCCTGGCGCGCAACCCGGCCGACATCTCCGTGCTGGCCATCCTGGAGGCCCTGGAGGGGCCCCTGACCCTGTCGGACTGCCCCGGGGGCTCGGGCTGCTGCGGAAAGCCCGAGGCCTGCACGCTTGAGGACCTGTGGGCCGAGGGTAGCCGGGCCCTGGGGGACATCTACGGCGGGATCTCCCTGGCGGCGCTGGTGGAGCGGGACCGCGCCAAGCGCTCCGACGCGGTGAGCAACTACGCGATATGA
- a CDS encoding iron-containing alcohol dehydrogenase: MQNFTFCNPTKILFGKGRIQDLAKEIPAGQRVLVTYGGGSALASGTLGEVREALRHAAVTEFGGIEPNPSYETLMGAVKLARETGTEFILAVGGGSVMDGTKFIAAAVPFTGEDPWDLVVRKAPVKSALPFGTVVTMPATGSEMNSGAVITRRSLGTKLPFGSPLLFPRFSVLDPEKTYTLPPRQIGNGVVDAFVHTVEQYLTYPADAPMQDEFSEGILRTLIRVGPTTLAEPENYEARAAFVWAATLALNGLIGAGVPQDWATHMIGHELTAKFGLDHAQSLAVVLPSMLEERIGAKRAKLEQYAERVWGLRTAPEAIEATRAFFESLGVKTRLQDYGVGADAIPGLLAALEAHGMTALGERRDVTLDVSRRVLERAL; the protein is encoded by the coding sequence ATGCAAAACTTCACCTTCTGCAACCCGACCAAGATCCTCTTCGGCAAGGGGCGAATCCAGGACCTGGCCAAGGAGATCCCGGCCGGCCAGCGCGTGCTCGTCACCTACGGCGGAGGCAGCGCCCTGGCCAGCGGCACCCTCGGCGAGGTGCGCGAGGCCCTCCGGCACGCCGCCGTGACCGAGTTCGGCGGCATCGAGCCCAACCCCAGCTACGAGACCCTGATGGGCGCCGTGAAGCTGGCCCGGGAGACCGGCACCGAATTCATCCTCGCCGTCGGGGGCGGCTCGGTCATGGACGGCACCAAGTTCATCGCCGCCGCGGTGCCCTTCACGGGGGAGGACCCCTGGGACCTCGTCGTCCGGAAGGCGCCCGTGAAATCCGCCCTGCCCTTCGGCACCGTGGTCACCATGCCCGCCACGGGTTCGGAGATGAACAGCGGCGCCGTCATCACGCGCCGCTCGCTGGGGACCAAGCTGCCCTTCGGCAGCCCCCTGCTCTTCCCCCGCTTCTCGGTGCTGGACCCCGAGAAGACCTACACCCTGCCCCCGCGCCAGATCGGCAACGGCGTGGTGGACGCCTTCGTGCACACGGTGGAGCAGTACCTCACCTACCCCGCGGACGCCCCGATGCAGGACGAGTTCTCGGAGGGGATCCTGCGCACGCTGATCCGCGTCGGGCCCACGACCCTCGCCGAGCCGGAGAACTACGAGGCGCGCGCGGCCTTCGTGTGGGCCGCCACCCTGGCCCTCAACGGCCTCATCGGGGCGGGCGTGCCCCAGGACTGGGCCACCCACATGATCGGCCACGAGCTCACGGCGAAGTTCGGCCTGGACCATGCCCAGAGCCTGGCCGTGGTGCTGCCGTCGATGCTGGAGGAGCGCATCGGGGCCAAGCGGGCCAAGCTCGAGCAGTACGCGGAGCGCGTGTGGGGCCTTAGGACGGCCCCGGAAGCCATCGAAGCCACCCGGGCCTTTTTCGAGAGCCTGGGCGTGAAGACCCGCCTTCAGGATTACGGCGTCGGCGCCGACGCCATCCCGGGCCTGCTCGCGGCCCTGGAGGCCCACGGCATGACGGCCCTGGGCGAGCGCCGGGACGTCACCCTGGACGTGTCGCGCCGGGTCCTGGAGCGGGCCCTCTAG